The following proteins come from a genomic window of Varunaivibrio sulfuroxidans:
- a CDS encoding FAD binding domain-containing protein: protein MLQCDTYVVPKTLGEAFDAMARHGAACRLLGGATDILPHARKERREDAHIPCVIDLSRVPQMRAVSLEAGRLVLGGGVPFQRFLDQEILVKNAAVMGACAAWFADAQIREQATIGGNIVNASPAADGVPPLLALNAEVVLHRRVGGNILERTVALADFVTGPGKTLIGADEILTTVRVDALPGYGAAFEKVGRRRSLVISTVCLAAAVELDPSGTVIADARLALGGVGPVAARLDECEAMLIGETVTAQLIEAVAQKPVERVASRTRRAYRRDVVRGFVMRALYGALENAGWAQDVPLRTETS, encoded by the coding sequence ATGTTGCAATGCGACACATATGTTGTCCCCAAAACCCTGGGAGAGGCCTTCGACGCCATGGCGCGCCATGGCGCGGCCTGCCGATTGCTTGGCGGGGCGACGGACATTCTGCCCCATGCCAGGAAAGAACGGCGGGAAGACGCCCATATTCCTTGTGTGATCGATCTTTCCCGCGTGCCTCAGATGCGCGCCGTGTCCCTTGAGGCGGGCCGTCTCGTTTTGGGCGGGGGCGTTCCCTTTCAACGGTTTCTCGACCAAGAAATCCTTGTAAAAAACGCCGCCGTCATGGGGGCGTGCGCGGCGTGGTTCGCCGACGCTCAGATTCGCGAGCAGGCGACCATCGGCGGCAATATCGTCAACGCCTCTCCCGCCGCCGATGGCGTTCCGCCATTGCTGGCGCTCAACGCCGAGGTGGTTTTGCACCGCCGCGTCGGGGGAAATATCCTCGAACGCACGGTGGCGTTGGCCGATTTCGTCACCGGACCGGGAAAAACGCTGATCGGCGCGGATGAGATCCTCACGACCGTTCGCGTCGATGCCCTGCCCGGTTACGGCGCGGCGTTCGAGAAGGTCGGGCGTCGCCGCTCCTTGGTTATTTCCACGGTTTGTCTGGCGGCGGCGGTCGAACTCGACCCGTCGGGAACCGTCATCGCCGATGCGCGGCTGGCCCTGGGCGGTGTCGGGCCGGTTGCGGCGCGCCTTGACGAATGCGAGGCCATGTTGATCGGCGAGACGGTAACGGCGCAATTGATCGAGGCCGTCGCCCAAAAACCGGTGGAGCGGGTCGCCTCGCGCACACGCCGGGCCTATCGCCGCGACGTGGTGCGGGGCTTCGTCATGCGTGCGCTCTACGGCGCCCTGGAAAATGCCGGGTGGGCGCAGGACGTCCCCCTTCGAACGGAGACCTCGTGA
- a CDS encoding IclR family transcriptional regulator, with translation MKCAVRFGAVGAEIREYWGGMVLNGKVSRAASSSTGSPKGAVLRTKTSGVGAVRASVKVATKKGGTIQSVARAFKILDILAQGDGPVALTAISSGAGLNISTCHHLLNTLSQLGCVFQDPRTREYALGNKLFELSNARIRQIDLGSLAMPFLRDLNNRTGEAVHLAVIQGVELMTLAKLDTLHAVKVDSGYVGKSKAAHATATGKAILAYLGDADFKRIILAEKLERFTEHTLCSRKALLQNLKEVRSLGYAEDREEFQPGVHCVGAPIRNNAGEVVASVSCSVPTMRATADFFDQVRGLVIETAAKISQELGYLTPG, from the coding sequence ATGAAATGCGCCGTACGGTTTGGCGCGGTCGGAGCGGAAATCCGCGAGTATTGGGGAGGTATGGTTTTGAACGGTAAGGTGTCGCGCGCCGCGTCTTCTTCGACAGGCTCGCCAAAAGGCGCTGTTTTGCGCACGAAGACGTCAGGCGTCGGCGCCGTGCGCGCGTCCGTCAAGGTGGCGACCAAGAAGGGCGGAACGATCCAGTCGGTCGCGCGCGCTTTTAAGATTCTCGACATTTTGGCCCAGGGGGATGGTCCCGTTGCGCTGACCGCGATTTCCTCGGGTGCGGGGCTAAACATCAGCACATGCCATCACTTGTTGAACACGTTGTCCCAACTGGGCTGCGTGTTTCAAGATCCGCGCACCCGAGAGTACGCGTTGGGAAATAAATTATTCGAATTGAGTAACGCGCGTATCCGGCAGATCGATTTGGGTTCTCTGGCCATGCCTTTTTTACGCGACCTTAATAACCGCACCGGAGAAGCGGTTCATCTCGCGGTGATCCAGGGGGTCGAGCTCATGACGCTCGCCAAGCTCGACACCTTGCACGCCGTCAAGGTCGATAGTGGTTATGTCGGTAAAAGCAAGGCGGCCCACGCCACGGCGACGGGTAAGGCGATATTGGCTTACCTGGGTGACGCCGACTTCAAGCGTATTATTCTCGCGGAGAAACTGGAACGGTTCACCGAACATACCTTGTGCTCCAGAAAAGCCCTGCTGCAAAACCTCAAGGAGGTGCGCAGCCTGGGGTATGCCGAGGACCGTGAAGAATTCCAGCCCGGCGTGCACTGTGTCGGCGCGCCGATCCGCAACAACGCCGGTGAGGTCGTCGCCTCGGTCAGTTGTTCCGTGCCGACCATGCGCGCCACGGCTGATTTTTTTGACCAAGTGCGTGGTTTGGTGATCGAGACCGCGGCAAAAATTTCACAAGAACTGGGATACCTCACCCCGGGCTGA
- a CDS encoding tripartite tricarboxylate transporter TctB family protein, translated as MMSQSAIDRVLGGVLFAIAVAWTWGVVDTIAPASGPAMSGPRFFPLVLGILLGVLALAVVLSTFSGRAAAKIPDAADQVFVHEREPLSKEVRIVVSVFVLMVAYTFFMDKVGFLIATPIAVVVALNGILRIKSWKASILLALGMTVGCHLIFDVLMNAYLPRGTWLHFF; from the coding sequence ATGATGAGCCAAAGCGCCATAGACCGCGTCTTGGGCGGGGTCTTGTTCGCGATTGCCGTGGCGTGGACGTGGGGCGTGGTTGACACGATCGCGCCCGCGTCCGGCCCGGCGATGTCCGGTCCCCGCTTTTTTCCTCTGGTTCTCGGAATTCTTTTAGGCGTGCTTGCCCTGGCGGTTGTCTTGTCCACGTTTTCGGGACGCGCCGCGGCGAAGATTCCCGATGCCGCGGATCAGGTTTTCGTTCACGAGCGCGAACCGTTGAGCAAGGAAGTGCGCATCGTCGTGTCGGTCTTCGTCTTGATGGTGGCGTATACCTTTTTCATGGACAAGGTCGGTTTTTTGATCGCGACCCCTATCGCCGTTGTCGTGGCGCTCAACGGTATCTTGAGGATCAAGTCCTGGAAGGCGTCGATCCTGCTCGCCTTGGGGATGACCGTGGGGTGTCACCTGATTTTCGACGTTTTGATGAACGCCTATTTGCCGCGCGGCACATGGCTTCATTTCTTTTAG
- a CDS encoding Ldh family oxidoreductase, whose protein sequence is MNDKTYSVAHLRDLAMRVLMAHDVGSANAAFVADALIAAQVDGHGGHGLSRLAAYSAQAASGKVDGHAVPVLREVAPAAVRIDAANGFAYPAMVLAVDDLVGRATKTGIAAATVCRSHHFGAAGYHVEKLAAKGLIGLVFGNSPRAIAPWGGRKGVFGTNPIAFAAPRADGAALLIDLSLSKVARGRVMLAAKLGDAIPEGWALDRDGHPTTDAKAALEGTMLPMGGAKGAALVLMVEILAAALSGAHFGYEASSFFEAEGAPPGVGQCLIAIDPAPFSGGGFAARLEALLAEMLSQDGVRLPGARRLHAREAVQKDGVPVPNVLYDELVRLAG, encoded by the coding sequence ATGAACGATAAAACCTACTCGGTCGCGCATCTGCGCGATCTGGCTATGCGTGTTCTCATGGCTCATGACGTCGGCTCGGCCAACGCCGCATTCGTTGCCGACGCCCTGATCGCGGCCCAGGTTGACGGTCACGGCGGCCATGGTTTGTCGCGTCTCGCCGCCTACAGCGCCCAGGCGGCCAGCGGCAAGGTCGATGGTCACGCCGTTCCCGTTTTGCGCGAAGTCGCCCCGGCGGCGGTACGCATAGACGCCGCCAACGGGTTTGCCTACCCGGCCATGGTCCTGGCGGTGGACGATCTTGTCGGGCGGGCGACGAAGACCGGAATCGCGGCGGCGACGGTTTGTCGTTCCCATCATTTCGGTGCGGCGGGCTATCACGTCGAAAAGTTGGCGGCCAAGGGATTGATCGGTTTGGTGTTCGGCAATAGTCCTCGGGCGATCGCGCCATGGGGCGGGCGTAAGGGCGTGTTCGGGACCAATCCCATCGCCTTCGCCGCGCCGCGGGCGGATGGGGCGGCGCTGCTGATTGATCTCAGCTTGAGTAAAGTGGCCCGGGGCAGGGTGATGCTCGCCGCGAAATTAGGCGACGCCATTCCCGAAGGATGGGCCTTGGATAGGGACGGACATCCAACCACCGATGCGAAGGCCGCCCTGGAAGGAACCATGCTGCCGATGGGCGGCGCCAAGGGCGCGGCGTTGGTGTTGATGGTTGAAATCCTGGCGGCGGCTTTGTCCGGGGCGCATTTCGGCTACGAGGCGTCGTCCTTTTTTGAAGCCGAAGGCGCGCCTCCCGGGGTTGGGCAGTGCCTTATCGCGATTGATCCCGCGCCGTTTTCCGGGGGCGGGTTCGCCGCCCGATTGGAAGCTCTCTTGGCGGAGATGCTCTCCCAGGACGGTGTTCGCCTGCCCGGCGCGCGCCGCCTTCATGCCCGCGAGGCGGTACAAAAGGACGGCGTGCCCGTCCCTAACGTTTTGTATGACGAACTGGTGCGCCTGGCCGGATGA
- a CDS encoding xanthine dehydrogenase family protein molybdopterin-binding subunit, translated as MREDLKKTKKRGRGVAAAWYGIARTAAIDRAGAWAELDDGGTAKIVTGVTEIGEGILTVLAQVAADELGVRPQDVTIGDNDTARAPEAAHAGATRQTYMIANAVALASRDARAKLFAEIADHWGVPEDVINAHGGEIWARDHNLRMTMDEAVAICKGRGVVPVGSASFTAHHTGLDARDGSGKPWQAYVFGAQIAEVEVDTATGEVQVLGVWAAHDVGRAVNPKGVEGQIEGGVVQAIGQALMEEYALKDGYTTTPDFAKYILPTSLDIPEITSCIIEDPDPLSPLGAKGIGEPSMIPTAPAIANAIYDAIGVRMTALPATPERVLAALRAREAKNA; from the coding sequence GTGCGTGAGGATTTGAAGAAGACGAAAAAACGCGGCCGGGGCGTCGCCGCCGCTTGGTATGGAATCGCCCGCACGGCGGCGATCGACCGCGCCGGCGCGTGGGCGGAATTGGACGATGGCGGAACGGCGAAGATCGTCACCGGCGTCACCGAAATCGGCGAGGGCATCTTGACCGTTCTCGCTCAGGTGGCGGCCGATGAACTGGGTGTGCGCCCGCAGGACGTGACCATCGGCGACAACGATACCGCCCGCGCGCCCGAGGCGGCTCACGCCGGGGCGACCCGGCAGACCTACATGATCGCCAATGCGGTGGCGCTGGCGAGCCGGGATGCGCGGGCCAAGCTGTTCGCCGAAATCGCAGATCATTGGGGGGTCCCCGAAGATGTAATTAACGCCCACGGTGGGGAAATTTGGGCCCGCGATCATAATTTGAGAATGACGATGGACGAGGCGGTGGCGATCTGTAAGGGGCGCGGCGTGGTGCCTGTGGGCAGCGCCTCGTTTACCGCCCATCATACCGGTCTGGATGCGCGCGACGGCAGCGGAAAACCGTGGCAGGCTTATGTTTTTGGCGCCCAGATCGCCGAGGTCGAGGTCGATACCGCAACCGGTGAGGTCCAGGTCCTGGGGGTCTGGGCGGCCCATGATGTCGGCCGCGCCGTCAACCCGAAGGGTGTCGAGGGCCAAATCGAAGGCGGTGTCGTGCAGGCGATCGGGCAGGCGCTGATGGAAGAGTACGCGCTTAAGGACGGCTATACGACGACGCCGGATTTCGCCAAATATATCCTACCGACGTCGCTCGACATTCCTGAAATCACATCGTGCATCATCGAGGATCCCGACCCGCTCAGCCCCCTGGGGGCGAAGGGAATTGGCGAGCCGTCGATGATTCCGACCGCGCCGGCGATCGCCAATGCGATTTATGACGCCATAGGCGTGCGTATGACCGCCCTTCCCGCGACGCCGGAAAGGGTTTTGGCGGCTTTGAGGGCGCGCGAGGCGAAAAACGCGTAA
- a CDS encoding molybdopterin-dependent oxidoreductase: protein MTETILRMTVNGRPVEKAVSPDLRLVDFLRDTLDLTATKEGCGAGECGTCSVFVNGALVKSCLTMAMKADGADVVTLEGIARPGAMSVIQKAFHKAGASQCGYCIPGMVMAATATLRRNPNAGREEIKEGLGGNICRCTGYQKIFDAVELARDVLNGAASESALEEDGDEGAFIGANVRRIDAPSKVTGALRYAGDMTMSGMLHMHILRSDRPHARIVSLDPSRAMAIPGVEAVVTCDDVPGEDGFGVFVEDQPVLARGKVRFVGEAVAAVVAVDARTARRAAAEINLVYEDLPCVFDPEEAMQPGAPVIHEYAPDNRVKHIPLRKGNVEDGFAKSDLIVEETYTTQAIEHAYLEPEAGLAYLDHDGVMTIHSPSQNITHHRHMLSKILAMPINKVRMIMSPVGGGFGGKEDMIYQGILALAVLKTHRPVRCVFTREESILASAKRHPARIGYKMGLSREGKILASEIRMIADGGAYGCSTEGVMRKAAILAAGPYAIANVKVDTIGVYTNNTPSGAMRSFGALQAEFATESHLDMCAEKLGMDPIALRLLNAMEDGAVTHTQQKLGSVSLRRCLEEAAAAAGWEPGPSNVRGGARGDLDGPGTRAPATPGAALRARENEEKSCA, encoded by the coding sequence ATGACCGAAACCATTTTGCGCATGACCGTGAACGGCCGCCCCGTCGAAAAGGCGGTCAGTCCGGATCTGCGCCTTGTCGATTTTCTCCGTGATACGCTGGACCTGACGGCCACTAAGGAAGGCTGTGGGGCGGGCGAATGCGGGACGTGCTCGGTGTTCGTCAACGGCGCGTTGGTGAAAAGTTGCCTGACGATGGCGATGAAGGCGGATGGGGCCGACGTCGTCACCCTCGAAGGGATCGCGCGGCCGGGCGCCATGTCGGTCATTCAAAAAGCCTTTCACAAAGCCGGCGCCAGTCAGTGCGGCTATTGCATTCCCGGCATGGTGATGGCGGCGACGGCGACGCTTCGGCGCAACCCGAACGCCGGACGCGAGGAAATCAAGGAAGGTTTGGGCGGTAATATTTGTCGGTGTACCGGCTATCAGAAAATTTTCGACGCGGTCGAGCTTGCGCGCGATGTTTTGAACGGCGCCGCGTCCGAGAGCGCGCTTGAAGAAGATGGCGACGAGGGCGCCTTCATCGGGGCCAACGTGCGGCGTATCGACGCCCCGTCCAAGGTGACCGGCGCCTTGCGCTATGCCGGCGATATGACGATGTCGGGAATGTTGCATATGCACATTTTGCGCAGTGATCGGCCGCACGCCAGAATTGTTTCGCTGGACCCGTCCCGCGCCATGGCGATCCCCGGTGTGGAAGCCGTCGTTACGTGCGACGACGTGCCCGGCGAGGACGGTTTCGGCGTGTTCGTCGAGGACCAGCCCGTTTTGGCGCGCGGTAAGGTGCGTTTTGTCGGCGAGGCGGTGGCCGCCGTGGTCGCCGTCGATGCGCGCACGGCGCGCCGTGCCGCCGCTGAGATCAATCTGGTTTACGAAGACCTTCCTTGCGTTTTTGATCCCGAGGAGGCGATGCAACCCGGCGCCCCGGTGATCCACGAATACGCCCCGGACAATCGGGTTAAGCATATTCCGCTGCGCAAGGGGAATGTCGAAGACGGCTTCGCGAAATCCGATTTGATCGTCGAGGAAACCTATACCACCCAAGCCATCGAGCACGCCTATTTGGAGCCCGAGGCGGGGCTGGCCTATCTCGACCACGACGGCGTGATGACGATCCATTCGCCGAGCCAGAACATCACCCACCACCGCCACATGCTGTCCAAGATATTGGCGATGCCGATCAACAAGGTGCGCATGATCATGAGCCCGGTGGGCGGCGGTTTCGGCGGCAAGGAAGACATGATCTACCAGGGCATCTTGGCGCTGGCGGTGCTCAAGACCCACCGTCCGGTGCGTTGCGTGTTCACGCGCGAGGAATCGATCCTGGCGAGCGCCAAACGCCACCCCGCGCGGATCGGCTACAAGATGGGCTTATCGCGCGAGGGTAAAATCCTGGCGAGTGAAATCCGTATGATCGCCGACGGCGGGGCCTATGGCTGTTCGACCGAGGGGGTCATGCGCAAGGCGGCTATTCTGGCGGCGGGGCCTTATGCGATCGCCAACGTTAAGGTGGACACGATCGGTGTGTACACCAACAACACGCCGTCTGGGGCCATGCGCAGTTTCGGCGCATTGCAGGCCGAGTTCGCCACCGAAAGCCATCTTGACATGTGCGCCGAAAAGCTGGGGATGGATCCGATCGCCTTGCGTCTTTTGAACGCCATGGAAGATGGCGCGGTGACGCACACCCAACAGAAATTGGGTTCGGTCAGCCTGCGACGTTGCCTGGAGGAGGCGGCGGCGGCGGCGGGTTGGGAGCCGGGACCGTCGAATGTGCGCGGCGGCGCGCGCGGCGATCTCGATGGGCCGGGAACGCGCGCGCCGGCGACCCCGGGCGCGGCGCTGCGTGCGCGAGAAAACGAGGAAAAGAGCTGTGCGTGA
- a CDS encoding Bug family tripartite tricarboxylate transporter substrate binding protein: MFSRYAFIKKVSVAIALGAVAVYAGSSATARAEYPDRPIEMTVLFGGSALATAQVLAEGMSQRLPQPVAAVSRTGGGGAVGYSYVHSMPADGYNIVWNSNSISTTYHKGNMPFDYKAFDPVAQVSVEVPALAVNASSGWNSLADLIKAAKAKGGKLKVGISGKGSFTHLTSEALFSKAGVKVIYVPYGKGSAQAELLGGRIDAAVQWPSQFISLAQAGKLKILAVTSAKRIDALPDVPTAKEQGIDIDIKMWRGIAVPKGTPKRVIGRLEEVIQHVVNSKAFRAAGKKLGFKPAYLPANIFGKVIASDDTKIAALMEELHMKKQ, from the coding sequence ATGTTTTCTAGGTATGCGTTTATTAAGAAAGTGAGTGTGGCGATCGCGCTCGGTGCGGTGGCCGTTTATGCCGGATCGAGTGCGACGGCGCGCGCGGAATATCCCGATCGTCCAATTGAAATGACGGTCCTGTTCGGCGGCTCGGCACTGGCCACCGCGCAGGTTCTGGCCGAAGGGATGAGCCAGCGGTTGCCCCAGCCCGTGGCCGCGGTTAGCCGCACCGGCGGCGGCGGGGCGGTCGGCTATAGTTATGTTCATTCCATGCCCGCCGACGGCTACAATATCGTGTGGAACTCCAACTCCATCAGCACGACCTATCACAAGGGGAACATGCCGTTCGACTACAAGGCCTTCGATCCCGTCGCCCAAGTCAGCGTCGAGGTTCCCGCCCTTGCGGTCAACGCGTCCTCGGGGTGGAATTCCCTCGCCGACCTGATCAAGGCGGCGAAGGCGAAGGGCGGCAAGCTGAAGGTGGGCATTTCCGGAAAGGGAAGTTTCACCCACCTGACCTCGGAGGCTTTATTTTCCAAGGCCGGGGTCAAGGTCATTTATGTGCCGTATGGCAAAGGCAGCGCCCAGGCCGAATTGTTGGGCGGGCGTATCGACGCCGCGGTGCAGTGGCCGTCGCAGTTCATCTCTTTGGCGCAGGCGGGAAAATTGAAAATTCTCGCCGTGACCAGCGCCAAGCGGATCGACGCCTTGCCCGACGTTCCCACCGCCAAGGAACAAGGGATCGACATCGACATTAAGATGTGGCGGGGAATCGCCGTTCCCAAGGGGACGCCGAAACGGGTCATCGGACGGCTCGAAGAGGTGATCCAGCACGTCGTCAACAGTAAGGCGTTCCGTGCGGCGGGTAAAAAACTCGGGTTCAAGCCGGCGTATCTTCCCGCCAACATTTTCGGAAAGGTCATCGCCTCCGACGACACCAAAATCGCGGCTCTGATGGAAGAGCTGCACATGAAGAAGCAGTGA
- a CDS encoding zinc-dependent alcohol dehydrogenase yields MTKTISGANLGGTAEGFDVPETMKAWVLGDPEELTLVDKPVPTPGAAEVLVRIDAIAVCATDIEIIRHGPPAQIEGGLPFNKNFTPGHEYMGTVVKLGPGVDEYRLGDRVTVEIHAGCGRCERCRMGMYTSCLNYGENYEGHNKGHRANGFTTDGGFAQYAVNNVNTLVHVPDDMSDEEATLVVTAGTAMYGLDALGGLVAGEPLVVTGPGPIGLMGVAVGKALGADPVILTGTRDSRLEMGIKLGADHVVNVRNEDPVEAVNRITAGKGVHYVLECSGAPNALNEAAKMVNRGGKICLAAFPGAPVPVDVAHLVRNNIYVFGIRGEGKSATHRAAAFMKQKRFDASIIHTHTFALEDVPEALRYARERIEDAIKVVVKMR; encoded by the coding sequence ATGACGAAGACGATATCAGGCGCCAACCTCGGTGGAACCGCGGAAGGTTTCGATGTTCCCGAAACGATGAAGGCATGGGTTTTGGGCGATCCCGAAGAGTTGACTTTGGTGGATAAGCCCGTCCCCACGCCGGGCGCGGCCGAAGTTCTCGTCCGTATCGACGCCATCGCGGTGTGTGCGACCGATATCGAAATCATTCGTCACGGTCCCCCGGCGCAGATCGAGGGAGGGTTGCCGTTCAATAAAAATTTCACCCCCGGGCACGAATACATGGGCACCGTGGTCAAGTTGGGGCCGGGGGTGGACGAGTATCGGCTCGGCGATCGGGTGACGGTGGAGATCCATGCCGGTTGCGGGCGTTGCGAGCGTTGCCGTATGGGCATGTACACGTCGTGTCTGAATTACGGCGAAAATTATGAAGGGCACAACAAGGGGCACCGCGCCAACGGTTTCACCACCGACGGCGGTTTTGCCCAGTACGCGGTGAACAACGTCAATACCTTGGTTCATGTCCCCGACGATATGAGCGATGAAGAGGCCACTTTGGTGGTGACCGCGGGAACGGCCATGTACGGCTTGGACGCCCTGGGCGGCCTGGTTGCGGGCGAGCCCCTGGTGGTGACGGGACCGGGGCCGATCGGCTTGATGGGCGTCGCCGTGGGCAAGGCCCTGGGGGCCGATCCCGTGATCTTGACCGGAACGCGGGATTCGCGCTTGGAAATGGGGATCAAGTTGGGGGCGGATCACGTCGTGAACGTGCGCAACGAAGATCCGGTGGAGGCGGTAAACCGGATCACCGCCGGCAAGGGCGTGCATTATGTTCTGGAATGTTCCGGCGCCCCGAACGCCTTGAACGAGGCGGCCAAAATGGTCAACCGGGGCGGCAAAATATGTCTCGCGGCGTTCCCCGGCGCGCCGGTCCCGGTCGATGTCGCCCATCTGGTGCGCAACAATATCTATGTCTTCGGCATTCGCGGAGAGGGCAAAAGCGCGACGCATCGCGCGGCGGCGTTTATGAAGCAAAAGCGCTTCGATGCGTCGATTATCCACACCCACACGTTCGCGCTCGAAGACGTTCCCGAGGCCCTGCGTTACGCCAGGGAACGTATCGAGGACGCCATTAAAGTGGTCGTCAAGATGCGCTGA
- a CDS encoding tripartite tricarboxylate transporter permease: protein MDPLIHALHMALSANAIGAVAIGSVVGLIFGSIPGLTYSMALALILPVTFSMGPTPAIALLIGTYIGGMTGGSVSAILIGVPGTPSAAATVIDGHMMAKNGNAGVALGTAVIVSVFGGLFSLVVMIVSIHLVAKIAITFGPQDIFALVFFGLSTICGLAEKSLVRGFIAGVVGLMLMTIGMDQIEGTARMTFGSIQLLQGINLLVAMIGLFAVPQILFTFVDHGKPDELGPMTKKITAKLPSIKLLLSNFWLMVRCAVLGTGIGAIPGTGGPVAAFLAYDHAKRFSKHPETFGKGECAGVVAPETANNAVTGGAMIPLLSLGIPGDPATAIVLGGLLIHGINPGPMLFQTNITQVYTIYIAIMLAYAVVLVVQLLGIRLLVRILHIPSHYLAVGILVMCVVGSYAIRHSFFDVYTMLAMGFVGYLFQRLDIPVTPVILGMVLGKTLENKFRMALIMTDGDATTFFTSGTSAFFLSLSALVIVMQVISMRRKNKKKREALHVSAQPGN from the coding sequence ATGGATCCTCTGATACACGCCCTACATATGGCGCTTTCAGCCAACGCCATCGGTGCGGTCGCCATCGGTTCGGTGGTGGGGCTGATTTTCGGCTCGATTCCGGGACTGACCTATTCGATGGCGTTGGCGTTGATTTTGCCGGTAACCTTTTCCATGGGACCTACTCCGGCGATCGCCTTGTTGATTGGCACCTATATCGGCGGTATGACGGGAGGCTCGGTGTCGGCGATTTTGATCGGCGTTCCGGGGACACCGTCCGCCGCCGCGACCGTGATCGACGGGCATATGATGGCGAAAAACGGCAATGCGGGCGTCGCTTTGGGCACCGCCGTGATTGTGTCGGTTTTTGGCGGCCTGTTCAGCCTCGTGGTGATGATCGTTTCCATCCATTTGGTGGCGAAAATCGCTATCACCTTTGGCCCTCAGGACATCTTCGCCTTGGTTTTCTTCGGTCTGTCAACCATATGCGGATTGGCCGAAAAGTCTCTGGTCCGTGGGTTTATCGCCGGGGTCGTCGGCTTGATGTTGATGACCATCGGCATGGATCAGATCGAAGGCACCGCGCGAATGACCTTCGGCAGCATTCAGCTTCTGCAAGGCATAAATCTTCTCGTGGCGATGATCGGTCTGTTCGCCGTGCCGCAGATTTTGTTCACCTTCGTCGATCACGGAAAGCCCGATGAGTTGGGTCCGATGACGAAAAAAATTACGGCGAAGTTACCCTCCATCAAATTGCTGTTAAGCAATTTCTGGCTGATGGTGCGCTGCGCCGTGTTGGGAACGGGGATCGGCGCGATTCCGGGAACGGGCGGCCCGGTCGCGGCGTTCCTGGCTTACGATCACGCCAAACGGTTTTCCAAGCATCCGGAGACATTCGGCAAGGGAGAATGCGCCGGGGTCGTCGCGCCGGAAACCGCCAACAACGCGGTGACGGGCGGGGCGATGATCCCCTTGTTGAGCTTGGGAATTCCGGGCGATCCGGCGACCGCGATCGTCCTGGGCGGTTTGTTGATCCACGGCATCAATCCCGGCCCGATGTTGTTTCAAACGAACATCACCCAAGTTTACACGATCTATATCGCAATCATGCTGGCCTACGCCGTGGTGCTGGTGGTCCAGCTTCTGGGCATTCGCCTTTTGGTGCGCATATTGCACATCCCGTCTCATTATCTGGCGGTCGGTATTTTGGTGATGTGCGTCGTGGGTTCATACGCCATCCGCCATTCCTTTTTCGACGTTTACACGATGTTGGCGATGGGGTTCGTCGGGTACCTTTTTCAACGTCTCGACATTCCGGTAACGCCGGTCATCTTGGGCATGGTTTTGGGCAAAACTTTGGAAAACAAGTTTCGTATGGCCCTGATCATGACGGACGGCGATGCGACGACGTTTTTTACCTCCGGGACTTCGGCTTTTTTTCTTTCCCTTTCCGCGCTCGTCATCGTCATGCAGG